One Mycolicibacterium goodii genomic region harbors:
- the pptT gene encoding 4'-phosphopantetheinyl transferase PptT has translation MTDSLLSLVLPDRVASAELYEDPPGLTPLPEEEPLIARSVAKRRNEFVTVRYCARQALRELGVGPVPILKGDKGEPCWPDGVVGSLTHCQGFRGAVVGRAGDVRSVGIDAEPHDVLPNGVLEAITLPVERDELRALPGDLHWDRILFCAKEATYKAWYPLTHRWLGFEDAHITFAVDGSGTAGSFRSEILIDPAAEHGPPLTALGGRWTVRDGLAVTAIVL, from the coding sequence ATGACAGACAGCCTGCTTTCCCTGGTTCTTCCGGACCGCGTCGCCTCGGCCGAACTCTACGAGGACCCGCCCGGCCTCACGCCGCTGCCCGAAGAGGAGCCGCTGATCGCGCGCTCGGTCGCCAAGCGTCGCAACGAATTCGTCACGGTGCGGTACTGCGCGCGCCAGGCGCTGCGCGAGCTCGGCGTCGGCCCCGTCCCGATCCTCAAGGGCGACAAGGGCGAACCGTGCTGGCCAGACGGTGTGGTCGGAAGCCTGACGCACTGCCAGGGGTTCCGCGGCGCGGTCGTGGGCCGCGCTGGTGACGTGCGCTCTGTGGGCATCGACGCCGAACCGCACGACGTGCTGCCCAACGGGGTCCTCGAAGCGATCACGCTCCCGGTCGAGCGAGACGAACTGCGCGCACTGCCCGGCGATCTGCACTGGGACCGGATCCTGTTCTGTGCCAAGGAGGCAACGTACAAGGCGTGGTACCCGCTGACCCACCGGTGGCTGGGCTTCGAGGATGCCCACATCACTTTCGCCGTCGATGGCTCCGGAACCGCGGGTTCGTTCCGGTCGGAGATTCTCATCGATCCGGCGGCCGAGCACGGACCACCACTCACCGCACTTGGCGGGCGCTGGACGGTGCGCGACGGCCTGGCCGTGACGGCGATCGTCCTGTGA
- a CDS encoding metallophosphoesterase family protein: protein MVTDHDSRDRQPVLWAISDLHTGHTGNKPVTESLYPATPDDWLIVAGDVGERTDEIRWALDLLRKRFAKVIWVPGNHELWTTNKDPMQIFGRARYDYLVDMCDQMGVVTPEHPFPVWTEQGGPATIVPMFLLYDYTFLPEGASSKAEGLAIAKERNIVGTDEFLLSCEPYATRDAWCRDRVALTRKRLEGLDWMTPTVLVNHFPLVREPCDAMFYPEFSLWCGTTATADWHTRYNAVCSVYGHLHIPRTTWYDDVRFEEVSVGYPREWRRRKPYRWLRQILPDPNYAPGYLNEFGGHFEITAEMRANAKQMQDRIKSRRGL from the coding sequence GTGGTGACTGACCATGATTCGAGGGATCGACAGCCGGTTCTGTGGGCGATCAGCGATCTGCACACCGGTCACACCGGCAACAAGCCGGTCACCGAGTCGCTGTACCCCGCGACGCCGGACGACTGGCTGATCGTCGCGGGCGACGTCGGTGAGCGCACCGACGAGATCCGGTGGGCGCTCGACCTGCTGCGGAAGCGGTTCGCGAAGGTCATCTGGGTCCCCGGCAACCACGAACTGTGGACGACGAACAAGGACCCGATGCAGATCTTCGGGCGCGCCCGCTACGACTACCTGGTCGACATGTGTGACCAGATGGGCGTCGTCACCCCGGAGCACCCGTTCCCGGTGTGGACCGAACAGGGCGGACCGGCCACGATCGTGCCGATGTTCCTCCTGTACGACTACACGTTTTTGCCCGAGGGCGCGTCGTCCAAGGCCGAGGGCCTCGCAATCGCCAAGGAACGCAACATCGTCGGCACCGATGAGTTCCTGCTGTCGTGCGAGCCGTACGCGACGCGCGACGCGTGGTGCCGCGACCGCGTGGCGTTGACCCGCAAACGCCTCGAGGGCCTCGATTGGATGACGCCGACGGTGCTGGTCAACCACTTCCCGCTGGTCCGCGAACCCTGCGACGCGATGTTCTACCCGGAGTTCTCGCTGTGGTGCGGCACCACGGCCACCGCCGACTGGCACACGCGCTACAACGCAGTCTGCTCGGTGTACGGCCACCTGCACATTCCGCGCACCACGTGGTACGACGACGTCCGCTTCGAAGAGGTGTCGGTCGGCTACCCGCGTGAGTGGCGCCGCCGCAAGCCGTACCGCTGGTTGCGCCAGATCCTGCCGGACCCCAACTACGCGCCGGGCTATCTCAACGAGTTCGGCGGACATTTCGAGATCACCGCCGAGATGCGGGCCAACGCAAAGCAGATGCAGGACCGCATCAAATCCAGACGAGGACTATGA